In Deinococcus irradiatisoli, the genomic stretch ATGTTGCCCTTGCTCTTGGACATCTTCAGGCCCTTCTCGTCGAGGATGTGCCCCGAGCAGATCACCGATTTGTAGGCCACCGAGTCGAAGACCATGCTGCCGATCTGGTGCAGCGAGTTGAACCAGCCGCGCGTCTGGTCGATGGCCTCGGCGATGAAGTCGGCGGGAAAGCCGCCCTGCTCGAACTTCTCCTTGTTCTCGAAGGGGTAGTGGTGCTGCGCGAAGGGCATCGAGCCGGAGTCGTACCACACGTCCATCACGTACGGCACCCGGCGGTAGGTTTCGCCCTGAAGCTCGAAGGTGATGTCGTCGACAAAGGGGCGGTGCGGATCGAAGTCGTCTCCGGTGAGTTCGGGCCGGCCGCTCAGCTCGGCGAGTTCGGCGTAGCTGCCCATTACTTTGTACTTGCTACCGTCCTGCGTTTCCCAGATCGGCAGCGGCGTGCCCCAGTAGCGGTTGCGGCTGAGGTTCCAGTCGATCAGGTTCTCCAGCCAGCCGCCGTAGCGCCCGTTCTTGATGTGGGCCGGGTGCCAGTCGATGGTCTGGTTGAGTTCGATCAGCCGCTCTTTGAGCGAGGTGTTGTTGAGGTACCAGCTCTCGGTGGCGTAGTACATCAGCGGCGTGCCGCACCGCCAGCAGTGCGGGTACGAGTGGACGAAGTTCTTTTCCTTCCACAGCACGCCGCGTGCCCGCAGGTCGCGGATGATGTCCTGGTTAGCATCGCGGAAGAACACGCCTTTCCAGGGGCCGTAGCGGTGCTTGCCGGTCTCGTCCACGCCCACGATGATCGGGAAACCGTAGTTGCGGGCCAGGCGCATGTCGTCCTCACCGAACGCGGGCGCGGTATGCACGATGCCGCTGCCGTCCGAGTCGGAGACGTAGGTGTCCAGGCCGCTCATCCAGACCGGCTTGCCCTCGCCCTCTGCCCGGTACGCCTCGTCAAACGGCCCGGTGTAGCTTACCCGGTCGAGTTCGCTGCCCCTGAACGTCTTGACCACCTCGGCGTCCTCGCCCAGCACCTCAGTGAGCAGGCTGCGGGCCAGGATCAGCACTTTACCTTCCTTGTCCTTGGCTGCCACGTACTCGAAGTCCGGGTGAATCGCCACGCCGACGTTGTACGGCAGCGTCCAGGGAGTGGTCGTCCAGACCAGGAAGGCCGCGCCCGCCTCCAGGCCAAGCTTTTCCGGCTCGGTGAGGTCAAAGGTCACATAGATGCTGGGGTCCTGGATGTCCTTGTACCCCTCGCTGACCTCGGCGTTCGATAAGGTGGTGCCGTCTTTCGGGCAGTACGGCGCGACCCGGAAGCCCTTGTAGAGCAGGCCCTTGTCCTGAAGCTGCTTGACGCTCCACCACACCGACTCGATGTAGTCCTTGTGCAGCGTCATGTAGGCGTCGTCCAGGTCCACCCAGTAGCCCATGCGCTCGGTGAACTTGCGCCACTCGCCCTCGAACACGAAGACGCTCTGGCGGCACTCGGCATTGAACTCGGCAATACCGTAGGCCTCGACCTCACGCTTGGAGTTCAGGCCCAGTTTCTTTTCCACCCCGAGCTCCACCGGCAGGCCGTGGGTGTCCCAGCCGGCCTTGCGTGGGACGTGGAAGCCCTGCATGGTCTTGAAACGCGGAAACAGGTCCTTGAAGCTGCGGGCCTGCACGTGGTGGATGCCCGGCTGTCCGTTGGCGGTGGGCGGCCCCTCGTAGAAGGTGTAGAGCGGCCCGCCGGCGGTCTGCTCCAGCGAGCGCTCGAAGATGCGCTTCTCGGCCCACCACTTCAGGGTCTGCTCTTCCAGGGCGGGAAACTGCGGGCTGGTCTGGGCCGGTTCGAACATGGGTTTGCTGCGGTCGGTGGTGGTCATGGCTGTCCTTTGAACATGGGGGAGGGCAAAAGAAAAGGTCGCAGGCGGGTTCAGTCGACGATGAAGAGCTTGGCCCCGGTGTCGGTGCGCGAGCGGTGCGGCTCGGCCTGGTCGGCCACCTGATAGCTGAGGCCGGGCGTGAGGGTAAAGACGCGCCCGTCGGCGAGTTCGGTGATGAGTTCGCCTTCCAGCACCAGCAGAATGTGGCCCTTGCTGCACCAGTGGTCGGCGAGGTAGCCGGGCGTGTACT encodes the following:
- the ileS gene encoding isoleucine--tRNA ligase, encoding MTTTDRSKPMFEPAQTSPQFPALEEQTLKWWAEKRIFERSLEQTAGGPLYTFYEGPPTANGQPGIHHVQARSFKDLFPRFKTMQGFHVPRKAGWDTHGLPVELGVEKKLGLNSKREVEAYGIAEFNAECRQSVFVFEGEWRKFTERMGYWVDLDDAYMTLHKDYIESVWWSVKQLQDKGLLYKGFRVAPYCPKDGTTLSNAEVSEGYKDIQDPSIYVTFDLTEPEKLGLEAGAAFLVWTTTPWTLPYNVGVAIHPDFEYVAAKDKEGKVLILARSLLTEVLGEDAEVVKTFRGSELDRVSYTGPFDEAYRAEGEGKPVWMSGLDTYVSDSDGSGIVHTAPAFGEDDMRLARNYGFPIIVGVDETGKHRYGPWKGVFFRDANQDIIRDLRARGVLWKEKNFVHSYPHCWRCGTPLMYYATESWYLNNTSLKERLIELNQTIDWHPAHIKNGRYGGWLENLIDWNLSRNRYWGTPLPIWETQDGSKYKVMGSYAELAELSGRPELTGDDFDPHRPFVDDITFELQGETYRRVPYVMDVWYDSGSMPFAQHHYPFENKEKFEQGGFPADFIAEAIDQTRGWFNSLHQIGSMVFDSVAYKSVICSGHILDEKGLKMSKSKGNIVSPWEVFGQYGADAARWYMYVSAPPELSRRFGMNLVGESFRSYFLTLWNTYSFFVLYANLDNPDLGAAPPVSERPEVDRWLMAKLQTLIQTVTERLEDYDPTGSSRALQDFVTEDLSNWYVRRNRRRFYSKDGAVDLSAYATLHAALKTVTLLTAPFTPFLAETLYQNLVRRVDSSAPESVHLASWPVVDEALSAPALVGEMDAVLRVVGLGRAVRGQTGLRQRQPLPRVMLRARSSEMTQALGRFKEQIEEELNVKEVELLDQYAELVSYQLRPNLPLLGKKFGKAVPQVRAALQAADASEVARAVRDGKQFEVTLPTGERFELGPDEVLVDAKSPEGFAAMEEAGYLVAFDTQLTRDLELEGLARDLVRGVQDARKKAGFEVSDRITLHLDLGGDAREAAEVWQDYLMSETLAETLVFGQAAGFRAEVEGGTAYLEKIERLGEVVS
- a CDS encoding DHCW motif cupin fold protein: MTGIPFGVTDWASVPVTEHPGVSGTALWRTRHFGELRVRQVEYTPGYLADHWCSKGHILLVLEGELITELADGRVFTLTPGLSYQVADQAEPHRSRTDTGAKLFIVD